A region from the Aegilops tauschii subsp. strangulata cultivar AL8/78 chromosome 5, Aet v6.0, whole genome shotgun sequence genome encodes:
- the LOC109735275 gene encoding uncharacterized protein: MQEAMKKVPKDIPKDDWEWLVKEHFFSREFLKKSKRNTQNRANLKMLHRSGSKPFRQIIWDMGGKENKPPSMDKLFSETHKKGTDFPDSTTSAKHAKIKTIVQLNPGLSNDEVMQKCDTSKRRDRVVGFGGGIRARDLRGPALSKAESISQLQASEQAKQVLEEKVNGMAQEVSEIKHLLSGRSLTDSSHERQHDQD, translated from the exons ATGCAGGAAGCTATGAAAAAGGTACCTAAAGATATTCCAAAGGATGACTGGGAATGGCTTGTCAAGGAGCATTTTTTCAGCAGGGAGTTTCTG AAAAAGAGCAAGAGAAACACCCAAAACAGAGCTAACCTCAAAATGCTTCACCGATCTGGCAGTAAACCCTTTAGACAGATAATTTGGGACATG GGAGGAAAGGAAAACAAGCCACCGAGTATGGATAAACTATTTTCAGAGACACACAAGAAGGGTACAGACTTCCCTGATTCTACAACCTCCGCCAAACAT GCAAAAATTAAGACCATAGTTCAGTTGAATCCTGGTCTTTCAAATGATGAAGTCATGCAGAAATGTGACACATCTAAGCGGCGTGATCGCGTAGTTGGATTTGGTGGTGGAATTAGAGCAAGAGATTTGCGAGGACCAGCATTAAGTAAGGCTGAATCAATTTCTCAACTTCAAGCTTCTGAGCAAGCGAAACAAGTACTCGAAGAAAAGGTCAATGGCATGGCGCAAGAAGTATCAGAAATTAAGCATCTTCTATCTGGTAGATCTCTAACTGATAGTTCTCATGAACGCCAACATGATCAA GACTGA